Genomic segment of Salvia splendens isolate huo1 chromosome 12, SspV2, whole genome shotgun sequence:
GAGGACACGAAATACGTCTTCGAATCCAAGACCATTCAAAGAATGGAGCTTCTGGTGCTCTCCTCTCTCCAATGGCGGATGAATCCAGTCACCCCAGTCTCATTTCTCGATCACATTATCAGAAGGCTCGGATTGAGAAGCTACATTCACTGGGAATTTCTCAACACCTGCGAAACCCTCCTTCTCTCAGTCGCATCAGGTTCAAGATTCGATCTTTTTTCACTTTCTTCAAACGTAGATGCAAAAAAGATTGAATCTTTGGTGTGTAATCGCAGATCCCAGATACACAATGTATCTCCCCTCTGTGTTGGCAACTGCAGCAATGCTCCACGTCATCCACCGGCTCGAGCCGCGCCGAGCCGCCGAGTACGAGAGCCAGCTTCTCAGCGTGCTGACAAAAAACAAGGTTTGTTTAATTGCTGTTTTTAATTAGGAATCTTGAAAATGGAgataaagattgaatttttatttatgtaatgtGATGACAGGAGGAAGTGGATGAGTGTTATGAGGTTATTAGAGAGTTGCATTCAATTTCAGACACTGGTTTTTTCCACCATGGATGCAACAACAATGGATTAAAGAGGAAAATGTGTCAAGGTCAAGATGGTGAAATTTTGAGTGATTCTTCATCCATTTGCAAGAAAGCAAGAGTTGGGCAGCAACAGCAGACTCTCTCCCCTCTCTCTGCaaattaaattttctattttaaattattgtttctTGGATTGTGGGAGTAAAGGTTTAAATGGAGTTTCCACCAGCAAGTCTGTCAAATTGTGCacaaggagaaagaaaaaatatactGAGAGCTGGTAGTTGTGGCAGCTGGCGTTTGATGGTAGtgaaaaaaaaagacaaatgGCAATGAAGAATATCTGCCTTCTGTTTTATCTACTTATGTTGGCTGTCTCTCTCTATGGATATATTTTCATGAATTGAGGCATATATTAATGTTAAATAATCTTTCTTGTAAATAGATCTCTTTCCTGTTTTATCTGTTGAGAATTCTTTGCTATTACTAGTTGAATTATTAATAATGATTTAATAGATAAATAATCGAGTGGAAAATAAAAGATGGATTGTCGGTAAGTGTGGTTTGACCTCGATTGAGGAGCCATCTTATTTTCTTGACATATATGATCTGGTGCATATCTTCTCTTTCATTGGATGTCTTttgatttgttttgatttggGATTGTCGGTCTTGACTTCTTTTTATCGTGGTACAATAACCTAATTTCTCAGTTAAATCCTAAACCAATAGTACTCCTCCCGTTCCACATAGTTGAGTCTTTTTTACGTTAATTCA
This window contains:
- the LOC121756877 gene encoding cyclin-D3-1-like, producing the protein MAIEEKSLLDALYCSEEKWNDVVEDINDDDDVDTHSISLSLLEQDLFWDDDELHSLFSKESQTHPNPSLSLPRKESVDWILKTNSHYSFSPLTAILAVNFLDRFLSTLPDEKQPWMMQLAAVTCLSLAAKVEETHVPLLLDLQVEDTKYVFESKTIQRMELLVLSSLQWRMNPVTPVSFLDHIIRRLGLRSYIHWEFLNTCETLLLSVASDPRYTMYLPSVLATAAMLHVIHRLEPRRAAEYESQLLSVLTKNKEEVDECYEVIRELHSISDTGFFHHGCNNNGLKRKMCQGQDGEILSDSSSICKKARVGQQQQTLSPLSAN